One Clostridium estertheticum DNA segment encodes these proteins:
- the ftsH gene encoding ATP-dependent zinc metalloprotease FtsH, with protein MKKKSSIAVWAIIFVIIAVFMLAKPNQNSTIINFNQFQNDWTNNTIKSFVVQEDQMSVSGTLVDGTTYKTIVPSARLFQFINAHPKNPTIQETYVAPSSMSMWLQILPNLLFILMLVGFVFIFMKQSKGAGGSGGVMNFGKSKAKLVDPDKKKVSFNDVAGADEEKAELAEIVDFLKQPKIYIEMGARIPKGVLLIGPPGTGKTLLARAISGEAGVPFFSISGSDFVEMFVGVGASRVRDLFEQAKKNSPCIIFIDEIDAVGRQRGAGVGGGNDEREQTLNQLLVEMDGFGENEGIIMIAATNRADVLDPALLRPGRFDRQILVGVPDAKGREEILAVHSKNKHLAPEVKLSVLAKRTPGFTGADIENLMNESALLAVRKDKKLIGMNELEEAVTRIIAGPEKKSRVIIEADRRLTAYHEAGHAIVMNLLPMSDPVHQISIVPRGMAGGYTMRLPDEDRSYMSKSRLEEEIVGLLGGRVAEKLVIGDISTGASNDIERATTIARKMVMDYGMSDTLGPIAFGSGSDEVFLGRDMGKSKSFSEETLNKIDLEIKKLIDEAYKKALTLLTENRSKLNAVAEELLVREKLEAVDFQEIFARS; from the coding sequence ATGAAAAAGAAATCAAGTATTGCTGTTTGGGCTATAATTTTTGTTATTATTGCAGTATTTATGCTTGCTAAACCAAATCAGAATTCAACAATTATTAATTTTAATCAATTTCAGAATGATTGGACAAATAATACTATAAAAAGCTTCGTGGTTCAAGAAGATCAGATGTCAGTTTCTGGAACTTTAGTAGATGGAACTACATATAAAACCATCGTTCCATCCGCTAGATTATTTCAGTTTATTAACGCTCATCCAAAGAATCCAACTATTCAGGAAACATACGTAGCACCATCCAGTATGTCAATGTGGTTGCAAATTTTGCCCAATTTACTATTCATATTAATGCTTGTAGGTTTTGTGTTTATATTCATGAAACAATCGAAGGGCGCCGGTGGAAGCGGTGGTGTAATGAATTTTGGTAAAAGTAAAGCGAAACTTGTAGATCCTGATAAGAAAAAAGTTAGTTTTAATGATGTTGCTGGAGCAGATGAAGAAAAAGCTGAGCTTGCAGAGATAGTCGATTTCCTAAAACAACCTAAAATATATATAGAAATGGGTGCGCGTATACCAAAGGGAGTTTTACTAATAGGACCGCCTGGAACTGGTAAGACACTTCTTGCAAGAGCTATTTCAGGAGAGGCCGGAGTCCCATTTTTCAGCATATCAGGTTCAGATTTTGTAGAAATGTTTGTCGGTGTGGGAGCCTCCCGAGTGCGAGATTTATTTGAGCAGGCGAAAAAGAACTCGCCTTGTATAATTTTTATAGATGAAATTGACGCTGTAGGGAGACAAAGAGGTGCAGGAGTTGGTGGAGGAAATGATGAACGAGAACAAACATTAAACCAACTGTTAGTTGAGATGGATGGTTTTGGAGAAAATGAAGGAATAATAATGATTGCAGCTACAAATAGAGCAGATGTACTTGACCCAGCACTACTAAGACCAGGTAGATTTGATAGACAAATACTTGTTGGTGTTCCTGATGCAAAGGGTAGAGAAGAAATTTTGGCAGTACATTCAAAAAATAAGCATCTTGCACCAGAAGTTAAACTTAGTGTGCTTGCGAAAAGGACACCTGGATTTACAGGTGCAGATATTGAAAACTTAATGAATGAATCAGCACTTTTAGCTGTACGAAAAGATAAAAAACTTATTGGAATGAATGAACTTGAAGAAGCAGTTACAAGAATAATTGCTGGACCTGAAAAGAAAAGCAGAGTTATAATTGAGGCCGATAGAAGGCTCACAGCGTATCATGAAGCAGGCCATGCAATTGTAATGAATTTACTTCCAATGTCGGATCCTGTTCACCAGATAAGTATAGTTCCAAGAGGAATGGCTGGCGGATATACTATGCGTCTTCCAGATGAGGACAGATCATACATGTCTAAGTCAAGACTTGAAGAGGAAATTGTGGGACTATTAGGTGGTAGAGTTGCCGAAAAACTAGTTATTGGAGATATAAGTACTGGTGCAAGCAATGATATTGAAAGAGCAACAACAATCGCAAGAAAAATGGTAATGGATTATGGCATGAGTGATACCCTTGGACCGATTGCTTTTGGTTCAGGTAGTGATGAGGTATTTCTTGGAAGAGACATGGGTAAAAGTAAAAGCTTTAGTGAAGAAACTCTAAACAAAATAGATTTAGAAATAAAAAAACTTATAGATGAAGCATATAAAAAAGCATTGACACTTCTAACTGAAAACAGGAGTAAACTTAATGCTGTTGCGGAAGAGCTTTTAGTACGAGAGAAGCTTGAAGCAGTGGATTTCCAAGAAATATTTGCAAGAAGCTAA
- a CDS encoding TetR/AcrR family transcriptional regulator — MDIINKSDFIKNFEGKVPGKIGRPVDKLRDFAILKAALELVAEQGYDSVTMDSIALRAHAGKATLYRRWKSKPYLIAEAIKSMMPCEQKVDTQRCGDNLRDYLCESLSIYFGIRDQVRQKVMLSIATAISRDKLLSEVIHLDCITNQTCIFSDAIECSINKKLDKAQLKLLADVGPALLFYQLIITGKPIKMAYVEHIVDHLIMPLIELNKK, encoded by the coding sequence ATGGATATAATAAATAAATCCGATTTCATTAAAAATTTTGAAGGAAAAGTCCCAGGTAAGATAGGAAGACCTGTAGATAAACTGCGGGATTTTGCCATTCTAAAAGCTGCTTTGGAGCTCGTTGCGGAGCAGGGGTATGATTCGGTTACCATGGATTCTATTGCACTAAGGGCTCATGCAGGAAAAGCTACCTTATATCGTAGATGGAAATCTAAACCGTATCTTATAGCAGAAGCCATAAAATCCATGATGCCTTGTGAGCAGAAGGTTGATACGCAGCGCTGTGGAGATAATTTAAGAGATTATTTGTGTGAATCACTTAGCATATATTTTGGGATAAGAGACCAGGTTAGGCAAAAGGTAATGCTGTCCATCGCAACAGCAATAAGCAGAGATAAATTATTATCTGAAGTGATTCACTTGGATTGTATAACCAATCAAACCTGTATATTTAGTGATGCCATAGAATGTAGCATCAATAAGAAATTAGACAAGGCGCAATTGAAACTTCTGGCAGATGTGGGCCCAGCGTTATTATTTTATCAGCTCATAATTACTGGCAAACCCATTAAAATGGCCTATGTAGAACATATAGTTGATCATTTGATAATGCCACTTATCGAACTGAATAAAAAATGA
- a CDS encoding APC family permease has translation MENNNLKRVLSNKDVLALAFGAMIGWGWVILTGVWIQKAGTLGAMIAFGISGIMIIFVGLAYAELTSALPHAGGATVFSYKALGSNGSFICTWALILGYVGVVAFEACAFPNVIEYIMPNFLQGHMYTIAGFDVYGSWVGIGVIISIIITMINYRGTKDSAFLQKILVVIIALAGIALVASAPITGHLSNSIPLLRHGWNGILTVTIATPFMFIGFDVIPQTAAEIDLPFDKIGKTIMVSIFMAVAWYVLIIFAVGYLMTDQQIRSSVLVTADAMKIGFGGSDLAAKILIVAGMAGIISSWNAFLIGGSRAMYALAQNKMLPGSLGKLHPKYNTPSNAILLIGSISTIAPFFGKSMMVWLVDAGSFGIVMAYAMVAMSFVALRKKHPDMNRPYKIKNHIFVGYTAIVLTVLMLLLYLPGMIFAEWTIVGIWVALGLVFYFSAKKKYSDFGTNIELSKITTPLISTVENCDSSFDSLTESVEVL, from the coding sequence ATGGAGAATAACAATTTAAAAAGAGTATTGAGTAATAAGGATGTTTTGGCCCTTGCATTTGGCGCAATGATTGGATGGGGATGGGTAATCTTAACTGGCGTATGGATTCAAAAGGCAGGTACTTTGGGAGCAATGATTGCATTTGGAATCAGCGGCATTATGATAATCTTTGTAGGTTTAGCTTATGCAGAGCTTACATCTGCGCTACCCCATGCTGGTGGGGCTACTGTATTTAGTTATAAAGCACTTGGGTCAAATGGATCTTTTATATGTACTTGGGCTCTGATACTAGGATATGTAGGTGTTGTTGCTTTCGAAGCCTGTGCTTTTCCTAATGTAATTGAGTATATAATGCCTAATTTTTTACAAGGTCATATGTATACGATTGCAGGATTTGATGTATATGGTAGTTGGGTAGGAATAGGCGTTATAATTTCCATTATTATTACAATGATAAATTATCGCGGAACGAAAGACTCAGCTTTTTTACAAAAAATTTTAGTAGTAATTATTGCTTTAGCTGGAATTGCATTAGTTGCAAGTGCTCCAATTACTGGCCATCTTTCTAATTCAATACCTCTTTTAAGACATGGTTGGAATGGCATCTTAACTGTTACTATTGCAACACCCTTTATGTTTATAGGTTTTGATGTAATTCCTCAAACAGCAGCTGAAATCGATCTGCCTTTTGATAAGATTGGTAAAACCATCATGGTGTCTATATTTATGGCAGTAGCATGGTATGTATTAATTATTTTCGCAGTAGGTTATTTAATGACTGATCAGCAAATAAGGTCATCTGTACTCGTAACAGCAGATGCAATGAAAATAGGGTTTGGTGGTAGTGATTTAGCTGCTAAGATTTTAATTGTTGCAGGTATGGCAGGTATCATTTCCAGTTGGAATGCATTCCTTATTGGAGGAAGTCGAGCAATGTATGCATTAGCTCAAAATAAAATGCTTCCAGGATCTCTTGGAAAATTACATCCGAAATATAATACTCCATCAAATGCAATTCTTTTAATTGGCAGTATTTCAACTATCGCACCTTTCTTTGGAAAGAGTATGATGGTTTGGCTGGTTGATGCAGGTAGCTTCGGAATTGTTATGGCTTATGCAATGGTGGCTATGTCCTTCGTGGCTTTAAGAAAGAAACATCCTGATATGAACAGACCTTACAAGATAAAAAACCACATATTTGTAGGATACACAGCAATAGTTTTAACAGTATTAATGCTTCTGCTATATTTACCTGGAATGATTTTTGCTGAATGGACAATCGTAGGTATATGGGTCGCACTAGGGCTAGTATTTTATTTCTCTGCAAAGAAAAAATACTCTGATTTTGGAACAAACATAGAACTTTCAAAAATAACTACACCGCTAATTTCAACAGTGGAAAATTGTGATAGTTCTTTTGATAGCTTAACGGAATCAGTGGAAGTTCTTTAG
- a CDS encoding alpha/beta hydrolase, translating into MNINLEYNISLPSNLEEGKKYPVIYAMHGMGSNEKDIISTIEELKDDFIIIGIRGPLTMKSGFAYFTIKSFGNPDIVSFDEVIEKLEVIIDNFLNRYPIDSSRQFLFGFSQGAILSMTLALKMGNKIKGIVALSGYIPKHVKETYPIKNVHELSIFIAHGEFDPVFPLNIGKENYEFFKARNELLSFNSYPVGHEISLEEKNDFIAWLQLEKVK; encoded by the coding sequence ATGAATATCAATTTAGAATATAATATTTCTCTTCCTTCTAATTTGGAAGAAGGGAAAAAATATCCTGTTATTTACGCCATGCATGGTATGGGAAGCAATGAAAAAGATATTATTAGTACAATTGAAGAGCTTAAAGATGATTTTATTATCATAGGGATTAGGGGTCCTCTAACCATGAAATCTGGTTTTGCTTATTTTACGATTAAAAGCTTTGGTAATCCTGATATTGTTTCTTTTGATGAAGTTATAGAGAAACTCGAGGTCATCATTGATAATTTCCTAAACAGGTACCCAATTGATTCCTCCAGACAGTTTTTATTTGGATTTAGTCAGGGTGCAATTTTATCTATGACTCTAGCACTGAAAATGGGCAATAAAATTAAAGGTATAGTTGCATTAAGTGGCTATATTCCGAAACATGTTAAGGAAACTTATCCAATTAAAAATGTTCATGAGCTTTCTATTTTTATTGCTCACGGTGAGTTTGATCCAGTTTTTCCATTGAATATAGGAAAAGAAAACTATGAATTCTTCAAAGCAAGAAATGAGTTATTGAGTTTTAATTCATACCCAGTAGGTCATGAGATTTCATTAGAAGAAAAAAATGATTTTATTGCATGGCTACAACTTGAAAAGGTAAAGTAG
- a CDS encoding SRPBCC domain-containing protein produces MNNKYSSTSMVMIKSPLNKVWDALINPELVKQYFFGTNLVTTWEVGSPILFRGQWEGATYEDKGVVLSFITMESLSYSYWSSFSGISDIAELYQIIKFSVEAVSEGVNVTIFQSNVDTQERAEQSGQNWKMVLNSLKELLENN; encoded by the coding sequence ATGAATAACAAATATTCTTCAACAAGTATGGTGATGATTAAATCTCCTCTTAACAAAGTATGGGATGCTTTAATAAATCCGGAATTAGTAAAACAGTACTTTTTCGGTACAAATTTAGTTACTACATGGGAAGTTGGTTCTCCCATATTATTTAGAGGGCAGTGGGAAGGAGCAACCTACGAAGATAAAGGAGTGGTGCTCTCATTTATTACAATGGAATCTTTATCATATAGTTATTGGAGTAGTTTTAGCGGTATTTCTGATATTGCTGAGTTGTACCAAATAATAAAGTTTTCTGTAGAAGCGGTTAGCGAAGGGGTGAATGTTACAATATTTCAGTCAAATGTAGATACACAGGAGAGAGCCGAACAATCGGGACAGAACTGGAAAATGGTGCTTAATAGTTTAAAGGAATTGTTGGAAAATAATTAA